A stretch of Procambarus clarkii isolate CNS0578487 chromosome 20, FALCON_Pclarkii_2.0, whole genome shotgun sequence DNA encodes these proteins:
- the LOC138366891 gene encoding carboxypeptidase N subunit 2-like, translating into MASHFPGPVMIRVLMVLVLVGSSHGEDGATLCGLNGCQAIDLAKRYTDLTMAKMMRTIKPEALEEVFQNMAKLEVLVRQVEDLQRDVMSLYQPVWPVNSGPQRWSMCAEGPCSCTLETRFVSCWRLELLHHVPRKQQIPVDTKSLDLGMNRLKALHKDSFNQLTELVELDLNDNYLELLPNSLFYDLENLRHVKLLKNRLLYLPPDIFQDARSLRTIDLSYNVLEALPGTLFKKLHHVYLLNLASNAIKHLEEGIFYDLESLEDLNLSENKLKELPQLVFYKLKSLKRLKLSRNELSRLPHGVFTNLYNLRELHLHNNYIETLPTGVFRDLYNLTFLELTSNRITQVQHKDFLSLGSLRSLFLGQNLVTAIRNKTFVGTPKLEKLYLFSNKIEEIEVAAFSGLNSLSWLLLNNNLLRRLPKEIFRRTPNLLRLQIDSNKFMKLPEGLLEELKRVEQVKLSMNPWHCDCFILYLTGWLHRNPDKIWDRQPKCRGPGDLGGKPVIDMTFNSVCDGQWASMTKIQGRV; encoded by the exons ATGGCTAGCCATTTTCCCGGGCCTGTGATGAtaagggtgttgatggtgttggtcttGGTGGGGTCATCTCACGGAGAGGACGGGGCCACTCTTTGTGGCCTCAATGGTTGCCAGGCCATCGACCTGGCCAAACGCTACACCGACCTGACTATGGCCAAGATGATGCGCACAATCAAGCCCGAGGCGCTGGAGGAGGTCTTCCAGAATATGGCCAAGTTGGAGGTGCTTGTCAGGCAGGTCGAGGACCTCCAGCGGGATGTTATGAGCCTGTACCAGCCCG TATGGCCGGTGAACAGTGGCCCGCAGCGATGGTCCATGTGTGCCGAGGGCCCCTGTTCCTGTACCCTCGAGACCCGCTTTGTATCCTGCTGGCGACTCGAACTGCTGCATCATGTGCCCCGAAAGCAGCAGATCCCTGTCGACACCAAGAGCTT GGACCTGGGAATGAACAGACTTAAGGCACTCCACAAAGACTCGTTTAATCAACTCACAGAACTTGTTGAGCT GGACCTGAACGACAACTATCTGGAACTGCTGCCCAACAGCCTCTTCTACGACCTGGAGAACCTCCGTCACGT GAAACTTCTTAAGAACCGGCTTCTCTACCTCCCTCCAGATATCTTCCAAGACGCTCGCTCTCTCAGGACCAT TGACCTCTCCTACAACGTCCTGGAGGCCCTGCCTGGGACCCTCTTCAAGAAGCTGCACCACGTCTACCTCCTCAACTTGGCCTCCAACGCCATCAAGCACCTCGAAGAGGGCATCTTCTATGACCTGGAGAGTCTGGAGGACCTCAACCTCTCCGAGAACAAGCTCAAG GAGCTGCCCCAGCTGGTGTTctacaagctcaagagtctgaagcGGTTGAAGCTCTCCCGTAACGAGCTCTCCCGCCTCCCCCACGGTGTCTTCACCAACCTCTACAACCTGCGGGAGCTCCACCTCCACAACAACTAC ATCGAGACGCTGCCGACGGGTGTGTTCCGGGACCTGTACAACCTGACCTTCCTGGAGCTGACCAGCAACCGGATCACGCAGGTGCAGCACAAGGACTTCCTCAGCCTGGGCAGCCTCCGCTCCCTCTTCCTCGGCCAGAACCTCGTCACCGCCATCAGGAACAAGACGTTCGTCG GTACCCCTAAGCTTGAGAAGCTGTACTTGTTCTCCAACAAGATTGAGGAGATCGAGGTGGCCGCGTTCTCCGGGCTTAACAGCTTGTCGTGGCTCCTACTTAATAACAATCTGCTGAGACGTCTTCCCAAAGAGATCTTCAGACGCACTCCGAACCTCCTTAGGCT TCAGATCGACAGCAACAAGTTCATGAAACTTCCTGAGGGTCTACTCGAGGAGCTGAAGCGTGTCGAACAGGTGAAGCTGTCTATGAACCCGTGGCACTGCGACTGCTTCATTCTCTACCTCACCGG GTGGCTCCATCGCAACCCTGACAAGATCTGGGACCGTCAGCCCAAGTGCCGTGGGCCGGGCGACCTGGGAGGCAAGCCTGTCATCGACATGACCTTCAACAGTGTGTGTGACGGCCAGTGGGCCTCCATGACCAAGATCCAGGGCAGGGTGTGA